In one window of Bos mutus isolate GX-2022 chromosome 13, NWIPB_WYAK_1.1, whole genome shotgun sequence DNA:
- the GSS gene encoding glutathione synthetase isoform X3, which produces MATGWGSLLQDEQQLEELARQAVDRALAEGVLLRTSQAPSSSHVVSYAPFTLFPSPVPSALLEQAYAVQADFNLLVDAVSQNAVFLEQTLSSTIKRDSFTARLFDIHKQVLKEGIAQTVFLGLNRSDYMFQCNPDGSAALKQIEINTVSASFGGLASRTPAVHRHVLSVLGKTKEAAKILFNNPSKGLAMGIAKAWELYGSANAQVLLIAQEKERNIFDQRAIENELLARNIHVIRRRFEDVSEKGSLDQDRRLFMDGREIAVVYFRDGYMPGHYSLQNWEARLLLERSCAVKCPDIATQLAGTKKVQQELSRVGVLESFLPGQPEAVARLRATFAGLYSLDLGEEGDQAITKAIAAPSCFVLKPQREGGGNNLYGEEMVQALERLKDSEERASYILMEKIEPEPFRNCLLRPGSPARVIQCISELGIFGVYVREGKTLVMNKHVGHLLRTKAIEHADGGVAAGVAVLDNPYPV; this is translated from the exons ATGGCCACCGGCTGGGGGAGCCTCTTGCAGGATGAACAGCAGCTGGAGGAGCTAGCAAGGCAGGCTGTGGACCGGGCTCTGGCTGAGGGTGTGTTGCTGAGGACCTCACAGGCACCCAGCTCCTCTCAT GTGGTGAGCTATGCTCCATTCACACTCTTCCCTTCACCGGTCCCAAGTGCCCTGCTGGAGCAGGCCTATGCTGTGCAGGCGGACTTCAACCTCCTGGTGGATGCGGTCAGCCAAAACGCTGTCTTTCTGGAGCAGACTCTCTCCAG CACCATCAAAAGAGACAGCTTTACTGCTCGTCTCTTTGACATCCACAAGCAAGTCTTAAAAGAAGGCATTGCCCAG ACCGTGTTCCTGGGCTTGAATCGCTCAGACTACATGTTCCAGTGCAATCCGGATGGCTCCGCAGCCCTGAAACAGATTGAAATCAACACCGTCTCTGCCAGCTTTGGGGGCCTAGCCTCCCGGACCCCAGCTGTGCATCG ACATGTTCTCAGTGTCCTGGGTAAGACCAAAGAAGCTGCCAAGATCCTCTTCAATAATCCCAGCAAGGGACTGGCCATGGGGATTGCCAAAGCCTGGGAGCTCTACGGCTCAGCCAA TGCTCAGGTGCTACTGATTGctcaagagaaggaaaggaacatATTTGACCAGCGTGCCATAGAGAATGAGCTACTGGCCAG GAATATCCATGTAATCCGACGAAGGTTCGAAGATGTCTCTGAAAAGGGGTCTCTAGACCAAGACCGAAGACTATTTAT GGACGGCCGGGAGATTGCTGTGGTTTACTTCCGGGATGGCTACATGCCAGGCCATTACAGCCTACAG AACTGGGAAGCACGCCTGCTCCTGGAGAGGTCATGTGCTGTCAAGTGCCCGGATATTGCCACCCAGCTGGCCGGGACCAAGAAGGTGCAGCAGGAGCTGAGCAGAGTGGGCGTGCTGGAGTCCTTTCTCCCAGGGCAGCCTGAGGCTGTGGCCCGCCTCCGTGCCACCTTTGCTGGCCTCTACTCACTAGACCTG GGTGAAGAAGGGGACCAGGCTATCACCAAGGCCATTGCTGCTCCTAGCTGCTTTGTGCTAAAGCCTCAAAGAGAGGGTGGAG GTAACAACCTATACGGGGAGGAGATGGTACAAGCCCTGGAGCGGCTGAAGGACAGTGAGGAGAGAGCCTCCTACATCCTCATGGAGAAGATCGAACCCGAGCCTTTTAGGAATTGTCTACTACGACCCGGCAGCCCTGCCCGAGTGATCCAATGCATTTCAGAGCTGGGCATCTTCGGGGTCTATGTCAG GGAGGGAAAGACACTTGTGATGAACAAGCACGTGGGACATCTGCTTCGAACCAAAGCCATCGAGCACGCAGATGGCGGTGTGGCGGCTGGAGTGGCAGTCCTGGACAACCCGTACCCTGTGTGA
- the GSS gene encoding glutathione synthetase isoform X1, translating to MPVGMATGWGSLLQDEQQLEELARQAVDRALAEGVLLRTSQAPSSSHVVSYAPFTLFPSPVPSALLEQAYAVQADFNLLVDAVSQNAVFLEQTLSSTIKRDSFTARLFDIHKQVLKEGIAQTVFLGLNRSDYMFQCNPDGSAALKQIEINTVSASFGGLASRTPAVHRHVLSVLGKTKEAAKILFNNPSKGLAMGIAKAWELYGSANAQVLLIAQEKERNIFDQRAIENELLARNIHVIRRRFEDVSEKGSLDQDRRLFMDGREIAVVYFRDGYMPGHYSLQNWEARLLLERSCAVKCPDIATQLAGTKKVQQELSRVGVLESFLPGQPEAVARLRATFAGLYSLDLGEEGDQAITKAIAAPSCFVLKPQREGGGNNLYGEEMVQALERLKDSEERASYILMEKIEPEPFRNCLLRPGSPARVIQCISELGIFGVYVREGKTLVMNKHVGHLLRTKAIEHADGGVAAGVAVLDNPYPV from the exons ATGCCG GTTGGGATGGCCACCGGCTGGGGGAGCCTCTTGCAGGATGAACAGCAGCTGGAGGAGCTAGCAAGGCAGGCTGTGGACCGGGCTCTGGCTGAGGGTGTGTTGCTGAGGACCTCACAGGCACCCAGCTCCTCTCAT GTGGTGAGCTATGCTCCATTCACACTCTTCCCTTCACCGGTCCCAAGTGCCCTGCTGGAGCAGGCCTATGCTGTGCAGGCGGACTTCAACCTCCTGGTGGATGCGGTCAGCCAAAACGCTGTCTTTCTGGAGCAGACTCTCTCCAG CACCATCAAAAGAGACAGCTTTACTGCTCGTCTCTTTGACATCCACAAGCAAGTCTTAAAAGAAGGCATTGCCCAG ACCGTGTTCCTGGGCTTGAATCGCTCAGACTACATGTTCCAGTGCAATCCGGATGGCTCCGCAGCCCTGAAACAGATTGAAATCAACACCGTCTCTGCCAGCTTTGGGGGCCTAGCCTCCCGGACCCCAGCTGTGCATCG ACATGTTCTCAGTGTCCTGGGTAAGACCAAAGAAGCTGCCAAGATCCTCTTCAATAATCCCAGCAAGGGACTGGCCATGGGGATTGCCAAAGCCTGGGAGCTCTACGGCTCAGCCAA TGCTCAGGTGCTACTGATTGctcaagagaaggaaaggaacatATTTGACCAGCGTGCCATAGAGAATGAGCTACTGGCCAG GAATATCCATGTAATCCGACGAAGGTTCGAAGATGTCTCTGAAAAGGGGTCTCTAGACCAAGACCGAAGACTATTTAT GGACGGCCGGGAGATTGCTGTGGTTTACTTCCGGGATGGCTACATGCCAGGCCATTACAGCCTACAG AACTGGGAAGCACGCCTGCTCCTGGAGAGGTCATGTGCTGTCAAGTGCCCGGATATTGCCACCCAGCTGGCCGGGACCAAGAAGGTGCAGCAGGAGCTGAGCAGAGTGGGCGTGCTGGAGTCCTTTCTCCCAGGGCAGCCTGAGGCTGTGGCCCGCCTCCGTGCCACCTTTGCTGGCCTCTACTCACTAGACCTG GGTGAAGAAGGGGACCAGGCTATCACCAAGGCCATTGCTGCTCCTAGCTGCTTTGTGCTAAAGCCTCAAAGAGAGGGTGGAG GTAACAACCTATACGGGGAGGAGATGGTACAAGCCCTGGAGCGGCTGAAGGACAGTGAGGAGAGAGCCTCCTACATCCTCATGGAGAAGATCGAACCCGAGCCTTTTAGGAATTGTCTACTACGACCCGGCAGCCCTGCCCGAGTGATCCAATGCATTTCAGAGCTGGGCATCTTCGGGGTCTATGTCAG GGAGGGAAAGACACTTGTGATGAACAAGCACGTGGGACATCTGCTTCGAACCAAAGCCATCGAGCACGCAGATGGCGGTGTGGCGGCTGGAGTGGCAGTCCTGGACAACCCGTACCCTGTGTGA
- the GSS gene encoding glutathione synthetase isoform X2 translates to MPVGMATGWGSLLQDEQQLEELARQAVDRALAEGVLLRTSQAPSSSHVVSYAPFTLFPSPVPSALLEQAYAVQADFNLLVDAVSQNAVFLEQTLSSTIKRDSFTARLFDIHKQVLKEGIAQTVFLGLNRSDYMFQCNPDGSAALKQIEINTVSASFGGLASRTPAVHRHVLSVLGKTKEAAKILFNNPSKGLAMGIAKAWELYGSANAQVLLIAQEKERNIFDQRAIENELLARNIHVIRRRFEDVSEKGSLDQDRRLFMDGREIAVVYFRDGYMPGHYSLQNWEARLLLERSCAVKCPDIATQLAGTKKVQQELSRVGVLESFLPGQPEAVARLRATFAGLYSLDLGEEGDQAITKAIAAPSCFVLKPQREGGGNNLYGEEMVQALERLKDSEERASYILMEKIEPEPFRNCLLRPGSPARVIQCISELGIFGVYVREGKTLVMNKHVGHLLRTKAIEHADGGVAAGVAVLDNPYPV, encoded by the exons ATGCCG GTTGGGATGGCCACCGGCTGGGGGAGCCTCTTGCAGGATGAACAGCAGCTGGAGGAGCTAGCAAGGCAGGCTGTGGACCGGGCTCTGGCTGAGGGTGTGTTGCTGAGGACCTCACAGGCACCCAGCTCCTCTCAT GTGGTGAGCTATGCTCCATTCACACTCTTCCCTTCACCGGTCCCAAGTGCCCTGCTGGAGCAGGCCTATGCTGTGCAGGCGGACTTCAACCTCCTGGTGGATGCGGTCAGCCAAAACGCTGTCTTTCTGGAGCAGACTCTCTCCAG CACCATCAAAAGAGACAGCTTTACTGCTCGTCTCTTTGACATCCACAAGCAAGTCTTAAAAGAAGGCATTGCCCAG ACCGTGTTCCTGGGCTTGAATCGCTCAGACTACATGTTCCAGTGCAATCCGGATGGCTCCGCAGCCCTGAAACAGATTGAAATCAACACCGTCTCTGCCAGCTTTGGGGGCCTAGCCTCCCGGACCCCAGCTGTGCATCG ACATGTTCTCAGTGTCCTGGGTAAGACCAAAGAAGCTGCCAAGATCCTCTTCAATAATCCCAGCAAGGGACTGGCCATGGGGATTGCCAAAGCCTGGGAGCTCTACGGCTCAGCCAA TGCTCAGGTGCTACTGATTGctcaagagaaggaaaggaacatATTTGACCAGCGTGCCATAGAGAATGAGCTACTGGCCAG GAATATCCATGTAATCCGACGAAGGTTCGAAGATGTCTCTGAAAAGGGGTCTCTAGACCAAGACCGAAGACTATTTAT GGACGGCCGGGAGATTGCTGTGGTTTACTTCCGGGATGGCTACATGCCAGGCCATTACAGCCTACAG AACTGGGAAGCACGCCTGCTCCTGGAGAGGTCATGTGCTGTCAAGTGCCCGGATATTGCCACCCAGCTGGCCGGGACCAAGAAGGTGCAGCAGGAGCTGAGCAGAGTGGGCGTGCTGGAGTCCTTTCTCCCAGGGCAGCCTGAGGCTGTGGCCCGCCTCCGTGCCACCTTTGCTGGCCTCTACTCACTAGACCTG GGTGAAGAAGGGGACCAGGCTATCACCAAGGCCATTGCTGCTCCTAGCTGCTTTGTGCTAAAGCCTCAAAGAGAGGGTGGAG GTAACAACCTATACGGGGAGGAGATGGTACAAGCCCTGGAGCGGCTGAAGGACAGTGAGGAGAGAGCCTCCTACATCCTCATGGAGAAGATCGAACCCGAGCCTTTTAGGAATTGTCTACTACGACCCGGCAGCCCTGCCCGAGTGATCCAATGCATTTCAGAGCTGGGCATCTTCGGGGTCTATGTCAG